One genomic segment of Paenibacillus sp. FSL H8-0332 includes these proteins:
- a CDS encoding response regulator transcription factor gives MTKVWQVVIVGCHPTSMLGTKLILEDEEGLTVDGMFATWEECLAGMEELRPDLVLSDYQMHDGTVEQVLPEMKKSSPCSHIIIMTEENDKEIFLPLIELGASGVLSKGATPGQLLQMIRGIREGFLSIPLEWIEKGFRPVASSRGLEGVLQLTQTEMFIMERIVQGITYDKIALEIEVSRRSIDNYLRKIYVKLEVSTRAQAIEKFALFSRQNKQIYA, from the coding sequence ATGACGAAGGTCTGGCAGGTGGTCATCGTGGGGTGTCATCCCACAAGTATGCTGGGAACAAAATTAATTCTGGAAGATGAGGAGGGACTGACGGTAGACGGCATGTTCGCTACCTGGGAAGAATGTCTCGCGGGCATGGAGGAATTAAGGCCTGATCTGGTGCTGAGTGATTATCAGATGCATGATGGAACCGTAGAGCAGGTGCTGCCGGAAATGAAAAAAAGCTCACCGTGTTCTCACATTATTATCATGACGGAAGAGAACGATAAGGAAATATTCCTGCCCCTGATTGAACTGGGAGCGAGCGGGGTATTGTCGAAGGGAGCCACTCCGGGTCAGCTTCTGCAGATGATCCGCGGTATCCGCGAAGGGTTCCTCTCCATTCCGCTGGAGTGGATCGAAAAGGGCTTCCGTCCAGTAGCCTCCTCCAGAGGACTGGAAGGTGTCTTGCAGCTAACACAGACGGAGATGTTCATCATGGAACGCATTGTGCAAGGAATTACATACGACAAAATCGCACTTGAAATTGAAGTCAGCCGCCGTTCAATCGATAACTACCTGCGCAAGATTTATGTGAAGCTGGAAGTATCGACAAGAGCGCAGGCGATTGAGAAGTTCGCGCTTTTCTCAAGACAGAACAAGCAAATCTACGCATAA
- a CDS encoding PLP-dependent aminotransferase family protein encodes MKYEFSSRAHTLLSSPLLSIRKETRRGTLISLAEELPAEELFPLSLLSEAASTVISTDASALQYGEPEGYGPLREWLTGDWLRSKGVAVAEGGVLLTTGSQQAIDLLSRVYIDPGDHVLVENPTSPGILQALRMQGAVIIPVQGDKDGLLPDHLRSMIRQYRPKMLFAAPSFTNPSGVLWSLARRHEILELCISHNVLIVEDDSYGDLHFQRSEGHPSRRYPTLYALENVSEGGHVLYIGSFSKTVAPALRTGWAAGSRELIGMMAAAKQMADWQSSSLNQRLLHHLLSVSAFDLREHIALLNREYNTRLKLMAELLKRPAWKSSVYDMPVGGMFLWVSLPEGLDAMALLRAALAKGVAFLPGPLCSVSGGTDRIRLNFSHPGRDELLLGMNLMSEAVTEFTARS; translated from the coding sequence ATGAAGTATGAGTTTTCTTCGCGCGCACATACATTGTTATCTTCACCGCTGCTGAGTATCCGTAAGGAGACACGCCGGGGTACGCTAATCTCGCTGGCAGAGGAGCTCCCGGCAGAAGAATTATTTCCGCTGTCATTGCTGTCTGAGGCGGCATCTACCGTTATCTCCACAGATGCAAGTGCGCTGCAATACGGGGAGCCTGAGGGGTATGGCCCGCTCCGCGAATGGCTGACCGGAGATTGGCTCCGCAGCAAAGGCGTGGCGGTAGCCGAAGGCGGAGTGCTGCTGACAACGGGCAGTCAACAGGCCATCGATCTGCTGTCCAGGGTGTATATTGATCCCGGGGATCATGTGCTGGTTGAGAATCCGACGTCTCCCGGTATTCTGCAGGCGCTGAGGATGCAGGGAGCCGTTATTATTCCGGTGCAGGGTGATAAGGATGGCCTGCTGCCGGATCATCTGCGCAGCATGATCCGGCAGTACAGGCCCAAGATGCTGTTCGCCGCGCCGAGCTTCACCAATCCCAGCGGAGTGCTCTGGAGCCTGGCGCGGCGTCATGAGATTCTGGAGCTGTGTATCTCCCATAATGTGCTGATTGTGGAGGATGATTCTTATGGCGATCTGCACTTCCAGCGGAGTGAAGGACATCCTTCCAGGCGGTATCCAACCCTCTACGCGCTGGAGAATGTCAGCGAGGGCGGGCATGTGCTATATATCGGCTCCTTCAGCAAGACTGTCGCGCCCGCGCTGCGGACGGGCTGGGCGGCGGGAAGCCGGGAGCTGATCGGTATGATGGCTGCCGCCAAGCAGATGGCTGACTGGCAGTCCAGCTCGCTGAATCAGCGGCTGCTGCATCATCTGCTGAGTGTATCGGCTTTTGATCTGCGCGAGCATATCGCCCTGCTGAACCGCGAATACAATACCCGCCTGAAGCTGATGGCGGAGCTGCTGAAGCGTCCGGCCTGGAAGAGCAGCGTGTACGATATGCCGGTGGGTGGCATGTTCCTCTGGGTATCGCTGCCCGAAGGCTTGGATGCGATGGCTCTGCTGCGCGCCGCTCTGGCGAAGGGTGTCGCCTTCCTGCCCGGGCCGCTGTGCAGTGTAAGCGGAGGCACTGACCGCATCCGCCTGAACTTCAGCCATCCCGGCCGGGATGAGCTGTTGCTCGGAATGAACCTGATGAGTGAAGCTGTCACTGAGTTCACGGCCCGTAGTTAA
- a CDS encoding ABC transporter ATP-binding protein: MENVLECSNVTKRYGRKTALDGLNLTIPAGRIVGLLGPNGAGKTTLMKLIVSLLRDYKGTLTVSGMRPGLDTKKIVSYLPDREFLYPWMTIEESIAFFDHSFTDFQREKAYSMIEALGLNLQDKVKSLSKGMQERVSLSLVFARKARLFVLDEPLAAVDPSTRDKIIGIILDNFDPDSSILISTHLIHDVESLFTDVVFVNDGKVLLQGRVEELRREHGMPIEDLFKRLI; encoded by the coding sequence ATGGAGAATGTACTGGAGTGCAGCAATGTAACCAAAAGGTATGGAAGGAAGACAGCGCTGGACGGTCTTAATCTGACCATTCCCGCCGGGAGAATCGTAGGGCTGCTTGGACCGAACGGGGCGGGGAAGACGACGCTGATGAAGCTGATTGTCTCTTTGCTCAGGGATTATAAGGGGACTCTTACGGTCAGCGGGATGCGGCCCGGCCTGGACACCAAAAAAATCGTCTCTTACCTGCCCGACCGCGAGTTCCTGTACCCGTGGATGACGATTGAAGAGAGCATTGCTTTTTTTGACCACTCGTTTACCGATTTTCAGCGGGAGAAGGCGTACAGCATGATTGAAGCCTTGGGACTGAATCTGCAGGACAAGGTGAAATCCTTATCCAAAGGGATGCAGGAGAGGGTTAGCCTCTCGCTGGTGTTTGCGCGCAAAGCCCGGCTATTCGTTCTGGACGAGCCGCTGGCGGCGGTGGACCCTTCCACGAGGGATAAGATCATAGGCATCATCCTGGATAATTTCGATCCGGACAGCTCCATCCTGATCAGTACGCATCTGATTCACGATGTCGAGAGTCTGTTTACGGATGTGGTGTTTGTGAACGATGGCAAAGTGCTGCTGCAGGGAAGGGTGGAGGAGCTGCGGCGGGAACACGGTATGCCGATTGAGGATTTATTCAAACGTCTGATTTGA